A genomic region of Chlamydomonas reinhardtii strain CC-503 cw92 mt+ chromosome 2, whole genome shotgun sequence contains the following coding sequences:
- a CDS encoding inositol monophosphatase family protein, whose amino-acid sequence MHAISSRNLARRPAPAARRATAHRQVLVRAAGPKVAAEDLLATAKKAAQLGAEIVMAAADKPRNISRKEGTDIVTETDKASEEAVVAAIRAAFPNHAVLGEEGGVLGDVSSDYLWCVDPLDGTVNFAHGYQSFCVSVGVLRHATPVAGCVIEFLGGPKTWTTRTFTAARNQGAFVDGQQIFVSRVKELRDAVVTTEAVYYEDMWPQLTVLQKEFTERCRGVRMSGAAAANMCHLAMGCIDAYWQYNLKPWDVAAGAVILEEAGGRLTTADGLAYSVFDRSLIATNDALYEKVLALTEPQTSRMLQEGVSLSTWCVPKGYRVRSGAQMDR is encoded by the exons ATGCATGCCATTAGCTCGCGCAACCtagcgcgccggccggcgccagcagcgcggcgggcgacggcccaccggcaggtgctggtgcgtgcggcagggcCCAAGGTGGCTGCTGAAGACCTGCTAGCGAccgccaagaaggcggcgcagcttggtgcggag ATCGTGATGGCCGCGGCTGACAAGCCGCGCAACATCTCCCGCAAGGAGGGCACCGACATTG TGACTGAGACGGACAAGGCCAGCGAGGAGGCAGTTGTggccgccatccgcgccgcgTTCCCCAACCATGCGGTGctgggagaggagggcggcgtgctgggcgacgTCAGCAGCGACTACCtgtg GTGCGTGGACCCTCTGGACGGCACTGTGAACTTCGCACATGGCTACCAGTCCTTCTGCGTCAgcgtgggcgtgctgcgccacgccacgccag TGGCGGGATGTGTGATTGAGTTCCTGGGCGGTCCCAAGACTTGGACCACGCGCACCTTCACAGCGGCGCGCAACCAGGGCGCGTTCGTGGACGGGCAACAGATCTTCGTCAGCCGCGTCAAGGAGCTGCGGGACGCGGTCGTG accACGGAGGCTGTGTACTACGAGGACATGTGGCCGCAGCTGACGGTGCTGCAGAAGGAGTTCACGGAGAGGTGCCGCGGAGTGCGCatgagcggcgccgcggccgcgaacATGTGCCACCTCGCCATGG GCTGCATTGACGCCTACTGGCAGTACAACTTGAAGCCatgggacgtggcggcgggcgccgtcatcctggaggaggcgggcgggcggctcacCACCGCAGACGGGCTGGCCTACAGCGTATTCGACCGCTCGCTCATCGCCACCAATGACGCATTGTACGAGAAG gtgctggcgctgacggagcCGCAGACCAGCCGCATGCTGCAGGAGGGAGTCAGCTTGTCCACCTGGTGTGTGCCCAAGGGCTACCgcgtgcgcagcggcgcccagaTGGAccggtag